A single window of Maribacter algicola DNA harbors:
- a CDS encoding DUF4304 domain-containing protein, with product MNAKEKQTEFIKSYLKPKLKENGFRTSGNNWWKLNDNFFILINLQNSQWNSKDELSFCFNMGVGLTEKMIDIKKKKPTYFDLATQLREDSYLSESRIKHKYRQDGWLGYSITDKTDLSDFTSELSMDFEKDILPKLIALESIEDCLNFYEKFDFLGNTLKMQVEKLKIKNE from the coding sequence ATGAACGCAAAAGAAAAACAGACTGAATTCATAAAAAGTTACTTAAAACCAAAACTGAAAGAAAACGGATTTCGGACTTCAGGAAATAACTGGTGGAAACTTAATGACAATTTTTTCATTCTAATAAATCTTCAAAACTCACAATGGAACAGTAAAGATGAGTTGAGTTTTTGCTTCAATATGGGAGTTGGATTGACCGAAAAGATGATTGACATAAAAAAGAAAAAACCTACTTATTTTGACCTCGCCACTCAATTGAGAGAAGACTCATATTTATCGGAATCAAGAATAAAACACAAATACAGACAAGATGGTTGGCTTGGATATTCGATTACTGACAAAACTGATTTGAGTGATTTTACAAGCGAATTGTCAATGGATTTTGAAAAAGACATTCTACCTAAATTAATTGCACTTGAATCAATTGAAGACTGTTTAAATTTTTATGAAAAGTTTGACTTTTTGGGAAATACACTAAAAATGCAAGTCGAAAAATTAAAAATTAAAAATGAATAA
- a CDS encoding GNAT family N-acetyltransferase: protein MKLTIRKENTEDFKTVFNLIEKAFENEQMSDQKEQFLVERLRKSNAFVPELSIVAETENKIVGHILLTKLKIKNKSNEFDSLALAPVSVLPEFQGKGIGGKLIVEAHKKAKELGHKSIVLLGHENYYPRFGYEQADKYGIELPFEVPKENCMVIELVEDGLKGVNGMVEYPKEFNE from the coding sequence ATGAAATTAACGATAAGAAAAGAAAATACAGAAGACTTTAAAACAGTCTTTAACCTTATAGAAAAGGCATTTGAAAATGAACAAATGAGCGACCAAAAGGAACAGTTTTTAGTGGAACGATTGAGAAAGTCAAATGCTTTTGTTCCCGAACTTTCAATAGTAGCCGAAACCGAAAACAAAATTGTTGGACATATTCTGTTGACAAAACTTAAGATTAAAAACAAATCGAACGAATTTGACTCATTGGCTTTAGCACCTGTCTCTGTCTTACCTGAATTTCAAGGAAAAGGAATTGGCGGGAAATTGATAGTCGAAGCCCATAAAAAAGCTAAAGAATTAGGACATAAATCAATCGTTTTACTTGGACACGAAAATTACTATCCAAGATTCGGTTATGAACAAGCTGATAAGTATGGAATAGAATTGCCGTTTGAAGTTCCGAAAGAGAATTGTATGGTAATTGAGTTGGTTGAAGACGGACTAAAAGGAGTAAATGGAATGGTTGAATACCCTAAAGAGTTTAATGAATAA